In one Bacteroidota bacterium genomic region, the following are encoded:
- a CDS encoding T9SS type A sorting domain-containing protein yields the protein MMTQAALRPTKHTEIKTTGYTSISKLVLVLGFLFLSGNAQPLLGQGTTPLPRMEISELDYLGAFRLPAGTFGASSMNYAEGPIAYNASRHTLFVVGHSHHQALAEFAIPELINASAITDLLIADAPMQAFTAILARVSNPQALDRIGGMVCIDTPSGRELLINGYEYYDAPADNSHSTLVIRDADNLATSDIEGFFSLYPDAAHVSGWMSPIPAAWQTQLGGSFLTGHASGIPIIGRASVGPSAFVFDPYQIVGSSTLPGTFETIQLMDFPLDHPLHADLYNEQRNNDIWTHLSRAVYGFIVPGTSTYMTIGYTGGHQSGVCYKCTQTDGTLCDGFCAPDVNDYAQYYWLWDVDDMVDVRDGFVPPHALRPYAYGSFPTPIQGPTPAISGATVDFDTGTLYMALRAADTQQGEFNNPPIIAAYALPVTSQSVSNESSEQLPDAFELSSAYPNPFHTATTFDIKLPQTTDVNIKIFDSLGRLMHVVHNGRLSGNQPHSFNLTPTDWPAGVYFVHVQTPNATRLLSVSHHP from the coding sequence ATGATGACGCAAGCCGCGCTTAGGCCTACAAAACATACTGAGATTAAAACCACTGGCTACACGTCCATCTCAAAGCTGGTCCTGGTTTTAGGATTTCTCTTTCTATCAGGCAATGCACAACCGCTTCTTGGCCAGGGCACAACCCCATTGCCAAGAATGGAAATCTCAGAGCTCGATTACCTGGGTGCGTTTAGGCTACCGGCGGGTACCTTTGGGGCGTCATCTATGAACTACGCTGAAGGCCCCATTGCCTACAATGCGAGCCGGCACACGCTTTTTGTTGTTGGCCACAGCCACCACCAGGCCCTGGCAGAATTTGCAATCCCCGAACTCATTAACGCGTCAGCCATCACGGACTTGCTGATTGCCGATGCGCCCATGCAGGCGTTTACCGCGATTCTAGCCCGGGTGAGTAACCCGCAAGCGCTCGACAGGATCGGCGGCATGGTCTGCATCGATACACCTTCTGGCCGCGAGTTGTTGATCAACGGGTATGAGTACTATGATGCGCCAGCGGATAACTCGCATTCTACCCTCGTTATTCGCGATGCCGACAACCTGGCGACCTCTGACATCGAAGGCTTTTTCAGCCTATACCCGGATGCAGCGCATGTTTCTGGTTGGATGTCTCCGATACCCGCAGCATGGCAAACTCAGCTTGGCGGCAGCTTCCTGACGGGTCACGCAAGCGGAATTCCCATCATTGGGCGGGCCAGTGTGGGTCCTTCTGCTTTTGTTTTTGATCCCTACCAGATTGTAGGCAGCAGCACCCTGCCAGGGACATTTGAAACGATCCAGTTGATGGATTTCCCGCTGGACCACCCGCTGCATGCCGATCTGTACAACGAACAACGTAACAACGACATCTGGACCCATCTCTCACGTGCTGTCTATGGATTCATTGTACCAGGGACCAGTACGTATATGACCATTGGGTACACCGGAGGACACCAGAGCGGGGTATGCTACAAGTGTACGCAAACCGATGGGACCTTGTGTGATGGCTTTTGTGCCCCCGATGTGAACGACTACGCCCAATATTATTGGTTATGGGACGTCGACGATATGGTTGACGTTCGTGATGGCTTTGTGCCTCCACATGCGCTTCGACCCTACGCTTACGGTTCGTTCCCAACGCCGATACAGGGACCAACGCCGGCCATCAGCGGCGCTACTGTTGATTTTGATACCGGGACCTTGTACATGGCACTCCGCGCAGCCGATACACAACAAGGTGAGTTCAACAATCCACCCATAATTGCCGCCTATGCGTTACCCGTGACTTCGCAATCTGTATCCAATGAAAGCAGTGAACAGCTCCCGGATGCGTTTGAATTGTCGTCCGCATATCCCAACCCATTCCATACAGCTACAACGTTTGACATCAAACTCCCGCAGACAACAGACGTCAACATCAAAATATTTGATAGCCTTGGCCGGTTGATGCACGTGGTACACAACGGCAGACTCTCGGGGAATCAGCCACACAGCTTTAACCTGACCCCAACAGATTGGCCGGCCGGTGTTTACTTTGTACACGTACAAACACCAAATGCGACCCGCCTCCTATCTGTTAGCCATCACCCCTAA
- a CDS encoding Xaa-Pro peptidase family protein — protein MTRGIGGSDLQTVLASFQNRTADMVPIQGAEHKTRLEQATALLQANDLAAIYLHAGANLLYFTGMKWKPSERMVGALLTASGQLQYIGPAFEAGTIKSFMKVDAPLQCWEEHESPAQLLGAMLKDAGIPDGRIAVDESVPFFISESLRATNPSYELVDATPVTAGCRMCKSEAEIALIQRAKDITLAVQKAAARIMHPGIAAKTVIDFINEAHIRSGIAAGSYFCTVLFGEDTQYPHGVPAPQPLQNNDVVLVDTGCQLHGYISDITRTYVYGTPTARQREIWQLEKAAQLAAFDAAQPGATCASVDDAARRALEAAGLGPDYKLPGLPHRTGHGTGLEIHEHPYLVRSDQTPLQKGMVLSVEPMICVPGAFGIRHEDHFYMTKTGPRWFTQPMPSLEAPFSNA, from the coding sequence ATGACACGTGGCATCGGTGGATCAGACCTGCAAACAGTACTCGCATCATTTCAGAACCGCACCGCTGATATGGTGCCCATTCAGGGCGCAGAACACAAAACGCGATTAGAGCAAGCAACAGCGCTCTTGCAAGCAAATGATCTCGCCGCAATCTACCTGCACGCCGGCGCTAACCTCCTCTATTTCACAGGGATGAAATGGAAGCCTTCGGAGCGCATGGTTGGCGCGCTGCTCACAGCCAGCGGACAATTACAGTACATCGGCCCTGCGTTTGAAGCCGGAACCATCAAGAGTTTCATGAAGGTTGATGCCCCCCTCCAATGCTGGGAAGAGCACGAAAGTCCTGCCCAGTTGCTCGGTGCAATGCTCAAAGATGCCGGCATTCCAGACGGACGAATTGCGGTAGATGAGTCTGTGCCTTTCTTCATTTCTGAGTCGCTTCGCGCAACAAACCCGTCTTACGAACTGGTGGATGCAACGCCCGTGACAGCCGGCTGCCGAATGTGTAAGTCTGAAGCCGAGATTGCCCTCATTCAACGCGCAAAAGACATTACGCTGGCCGTCCAGAAGGCAGCCGCCCGTATCATGCATCCGGGCATTGCCGCTAAAACGGTAATCGACTTTATTAATGAAGCCCATATCCGTTCTGGCATAGCAGCCGGCTCCTACTTTTGCACCGTACTGTTTGGGGAAGACACACAATACCCACACGGCGTACCTGCCCCGCAGCCGCTGCAAAACAACGATGTGGTACTGGTTGACACCGGCTGTCAATTGCACGGCTATATATCCGACATCACGCGGACTTATGTATATGGCACACCTACTGCCCGCCAGCGAGAAATCTGGCAGCTCGAAAAAGCGGCCCAACTGGCGGCTTTTGATGCCGCACAACCTGGCGCAACCTGCGCTTCTGTCGATGATGCTGCCCGCCGTGCGCTGGAAGCCGCCGGACTCGGCCCCGACTATAAATTGCCCGGCCTCCCCCATCGTACCGGTCACGGTACCGGCCTTGAGATCCATGAACATCCCTACCTGGTACGCAGTGATCAGACACCACTACAAAAGGGTATGGTGCTAAGCGTTGAACCCATGATTTGTGTACCGGGCGCATTTGGTATTCGACACGAAGACCATTTCTATATGACCAAAACAGGACCCCGCTGGTTCACCCAGCCCATGCCCAGCCTGGAGGCCCCCTTCTCAAATGCGTAA
- a CDS encoding glycoside hydrolase family 43 protein: MATIKNPILKGFNPDPSIVRVEDDYYIATSTFEWFPGVQLHHSKDLVNWRLLGRPLDRVSQLDLSGIPDSCGVWAPCLSYYNGTFYLVYSNVKSFDGRWKDTPNYLVTATNINGPWSEPIYLNSIGFDGSLFHDSDGRKWYLSMRIDHRQKDFFGGIVMQAYDAAAGALVGEVFTLTQGTDLGSTEGPHLYKKDGFYYLLLAEGGTEYGHAVTIMRAREITGPYTPHPENPLLTARNNASLPLQKAGHGDFVETQEGDWYIAFLVGRPLTERGKCILGRETAIERVVWRDGWPFLAAGNEPREQVPVPTLFDTPPVETAGGILLIVYCLTSPR, encoded by the coding sequence ATGGCTACCATTAAGAATCCGATTTTAAAGGGATTTAATCCAGATCCCTCTATTGTACGCGTTGAAGATGATTATTACATCGCCACTTCTACTTTCGAGTGGTTTCCCGGTGTGCAGCTTCATCATTCGAAAGATCTTGTTAACTGGCGGCTATTGGGCCGGCCTTTAGATCGGGTATCACAACTCGATTTGAGCGGCATACCCGATTCTTGCGGCGTATGGGCGCCCTGCCTTTCTTACTATAATGGGACGTTTTACCTCGTGTACTCCAATGTAAAGTCGTTTGATGGACGCTGGAAAGACACGCCCAATTATCTTGTTACAGCGACCAATATAAACGGCCCCTGGTCTGAACCGATATACTTGAATTCGATTGGATTTGATGGATCGCTGTTTCATGATTCTGACGGCAGGAAATGGTACCTCAGTATGCGCATTGATCATCGGCAGAAGGACTTTTTCGGCGGGATCGTCATGCAAGCGTATGATGCCGCTGCCGGCGCACTTGTTGGAGAAGTTTTTACCCTCACGCAAGGGACGGACCTTGGGTCGACTGAGGGGCCACATCTCTATAAAAAAGATGGATTCTATTACCTGTTGCTAGCTGAGGGAGGGACGGAATACGGCCATGCAGTAACCATCATGCGCGCCCGCGAGATCACTGGGCCCTACACACCACACCCTGAAAATCCACTGTTGACCGCTCGAAATAATGCTTCGCTGCCTTTGCAGAAGGCCGGCCATGGCGATTTTGTTGAAACACAGGAAGGGGATTGGTATATCGCCTTTCTTGTTGGGCGGCCGCTGACCGAACGAGGGAAATGTATACTCGGGAGAGAAACTGCCATAGAACGCGTAGTCTGGCGAGACGGGTGGCCTTTTTTGGCGGCAGGAAATGAGCCTCGAGAACAAGTACCTGTGCCGACCTTGTTTGATACACCTCCAGTTGAAACAGCGGGGGGTATATTGCTGATCGTGTATTGTTTGACAAGCCCTCGTTAG
- the xylA gene encoding xylose isomerase, which translates to MPSPQQYFPDISKIPFEGPKSTNPLAFRYYDPNRKVAGKTLREHFKFACAYWHSFCNVGGDPFGPGTITFPWDADADAVSRAKHKMDAAFEFMSKLGLEYYCFHDYDLVDEGANLAESEQRLQAITDHALQHMKDSRIKVLWGTANLFSNPRYMNGAATNPDFNVLSYAAGQVKQALDATLKLNGENYVFWGGREGYMSLLNTDLKREQDHLARFLHIAKDYARSQGFKGTFFIEPKPCEPSKHQYDYDSATVIGFLLNYGLEKDFKLNVEVNHATLSGHTFQHELQVAAAAGMLGSIDANRGDHQNGWDTDQFPNNIYDLTEAMLVFLRAGGMQGGGVNFDAKTRRNSTDLIDLFYAHIGGMDIFARALLIADAIIQESPVEGMRADRYASFDAGNGKAFESGTLSLEDLHKLATANGEPAMTSGRQELYENILNQYI; encoded by the coding sequence ATGCCCTCACCCCAACAGTATTTCCCCGATATCAGTAAAATCCCATTTGAAGGCCCAAAATCCACCAACCCATTGGCTTTCAGGTATTATGATCCCAACCGTAAAGTTGCTGGAAAAACGCTGCGCGAACATTTCAAGTTTGCGTGCGCGTACTGGCATTCATTCTGCAATGTAGGCGGCGATCCGTTTGGCCCCGGCACAATAACATTCCCCTGGGACGCCGATGCGGATGCGGTGAGTCGCGCTAAACACAAAATGGATGCAGCTTTTGAATTCATGTCCAAACTTGGCCTCGAATACTACTGCTTTCACGATTATGACCTGGTAGATGAAGGGGCCAACCTGGCAGAATCTGAACAAAGACTGCAAGCCATTACCGACCATGCGCTCCAGCACATGAAGGATAGCCGTATCAAAGTGTTGTGGGGCACTGCTAATCTCTTTAGCAATCCACGCTACATGAACGGTGCTGCAACCAATCCCGACTTCAATGTACTGAGCTATGCTGCCGGCCAGGTCAAACAGGCGCTGGATGCCACGCTCAAACTCAATGGAGAAAACTACGTCTTCTGGGGCGGCCGGGAAGGTTACATGTCGTTACTCAATACAGACCTGAAACGCGAACAAGACCATCTGGCCCGCTTCCTCCACATAGCAAAAGACTACGCGCGCAGCCAGGGATTCAAAGGGACCTTTTTTATTGAGCCCAAACCCTGTGAGCCAAGCAAGCACCAGTATGACTACGACTCAGCAACGGTCATTGGCTTCTTGCTCAATTACGGCCTGGAGAAAGACTTCAAGCTTAATGTCGAAGTGAACCACGCCACGCTATCCGGACACACCTTCCAACACGAATTGCAGGTGGCGGCTGCTGCCGGCATGCTGGGTAGCATCGATGCCAACCGGGGCGATCATCAGAATGGATGGGATACAGACCAGTTTCCGAACAACATCTATGACCTGACGGAAGCCATGCTGGTATTTCTCCGTGCCGGCGGTATGCAAGGCGGCGGAGTCAATTTTGATGCTAAAACCCGACGCAACTCAACAGATCTGATCGACCTGTTCTACGCCCACATTGGCGGTATGGATATTTTTGCACGCGCCTTGCTCATTGCAGACGCGATCATACAGGAATCACCTGTGGAAGGCATGCGGGCAGACCGGTATGCCAGCTTCGATGCAGGCAACGGCAAGGCCTTTGAATCAGGAACCCTGTCGTTGGAGGATCTGCATAAATTGGCAACAGCAAACGGAGAGCCTGCCATGACAAGCGGCCGGCAGGAGCTCTACGAAAACATTCTCAACCAGTATATCTAA
- a CDS encoding LacI family DNA-binding transcriptional regulator, which translates to MKPTLKDIADTTGLSVSTVSRVLRGKAKRNSQNVEMIIEAAQSLNYPIYSSSVFDAARKRNSSLFVALIASTHIGEFYSSFFDGFSRAARQNNTQLTLIDAAPDVEMLIDLLHELAGKSYDAAILFLPMLNEADYRAILAKLPRHFIVISAATIFHPVMDTVSFDSYRGGNLVAKHFHARGYKDLGVVIGDTRRNESLLRKSGYTDYIQHHSDMNLIWQFEGNYTFESGQEAYKQYSQLEQKPRAIFLINDIMCLGFMEAARRAGVKIPETVALVGYDDLPICDYHFPSISSVTTNYTQLGQNALNMIGEKIRSTGTDHQGLVSVVPVSLSIRESS; encoded by the coding sequence ATGAAACCCACCTTAAAGGACATAGCTGACACCACCGGCTTGTCTGTCTCTACCGTTTCTAGGGTATTGCGCGGCAAAGCCAAGCGTAACTCGCAAAATGTGGAGATGATTATAGAGGCCGCACAAAGCCTGAATTACCCCATTTATTCCTCGTCCGTTTTTGATGCAGCAAGGAAAAGAAACAGCAGCCTGTTTGTTGCGCTAATAGCCTCGACGCACATAGGCGAATTCTATTCTTCCTTTTTTGATGGGTTCAGCAGGGCTGCCAGGCAAAACAACACACAGTTAACGCTTATCGACGCGGCACCAGATGTCGAAATGCTGATCGATCTGTTGCATGAGTTGGCCGGCAAAAGCTACGACGCTGCCATTCTCTTCCTCCCGATGCTCAATGAAGCTGATTACCGGGCAATTCTCGCCAAGCTCCCCCGGCACTTCATCGTGATCTCCGCAGCCACCATTTTCCACCCGGTCATGGATACCGTTTCATTTGATTCGTATCGGGGTGGCAACCTTGTTGCCAAGCACTTTCATGCGCGCGGCTACAAAGACCTGGGTGTTGTCATTGGTGATACGCGCCGCAACGAATCTCTGCTCCGCAAAAGCGGCTATACCGACTACATCCAGCACCACTCAGACATGAACCTGATCTGGCAATTTGAAGGCAATTACACCTTTGAATCTGGTCAGGAAGCGTATAAACAATACAGCCAGCTTGAACAGAAGCCTCGGGCTATTTTCCTCATCAACGACATCATGTGCCTCGGATTTATGGAGGCTGCACGGCGGGCCGGCGTAAAAATACCTGAAACCGTTGCACTGGTTGGGTATGATGACTTGCCCATTTGCGACTACCACTTCCCTTCTATCTCTTCGGTGACCACCAATTACACGCAACTGGGTCAAAATGCGCTAAATATGATTGGCGAAAAAATTCGGAGCACAGGCACAGACCACCAGGGCCTTGTCAGCGTCGTACCTGTTTCTCTTTCTATTCGAGAATCTTCCTAG
- a CDS encoding sugar phosphate isomerase/epimerase codes for MKLGINTFLFCSPFANPNLSLLPVFAEWGFDCAEIAIEDPGLVDGDTINGAFKRSGLSHLITCGAYGPGRDLRGSQADQEAAVSYTTRVLDMMPAYGSTLYCGPLYSAVGRAEAYTESEKALQRELVALHLYKLASYAADRDITIAMEVLNRFETDFLNTAAQAVEMVEQVNHPNLGIHLDTFHMNMEERSFTEAIHTAGKHLAHLHASANHRGAPGQGTIPWEAVRDALTEIGYAGDVVIESFSTRIETIARACCVWRDPGDPETIAREGLAYLREVFEYRTPNKQR; via the coding sequence ATGAAGCTTGGCATCAATACGTTCCTTTTTTGCTCGCCTTTTGCGAACCCAAACCTGTCTCTTTTACCCGTTTTTGCTGAATGGGGCTTTGACTGTGCTGAGATTGCAATAGAAGATCCCGGACTTGTTGACGGTGATACGATCAACGGTGCTTTTAAACGAAGTGGCCTATCACACCTGATTACCTGTGGTGCCTATGGCCCCGGACGAGATTTGCGGGGGAGCCAGGCAGATCAGGAGGCTGCGGTGTCTTACACAACACGGGTCCTTGATATGATGCCGGCCTACGGCTCAACCCTGTACTGTGGTCCGCTTTACTCTGCTGTTGGCCGAGCCGAGGCGTATACCGAATCAGAGAAAGCATTGCAACGTGAGCTGGTTGCCTTGCATCTATACAAACTGGCCAGTTATGCAGCCGACCGCGATATTACGATCGCGATGGAAGTACTCAATCGTTTTGAAACAGACTTCCTGAATACGGCTGCACAAGCCGTTGAAATGGTTGAACAGGTTAATCACCCGAATTTGGGCATCCACCTCGATACGTTCCACATGAACATGGAAGAACGCAGCTTTACAGAAGCAATTCATACAGCCGGAAAACATCTTGCGCACCTGCATGCAAGCGCCAACCACCGTGGTGCGCCCGGGCAGGGTACCATTCCCTGGGAAGCTGTTCGGGATGCGCTGACTGAAATTGGTTATGCCGGCGATGTGGTCATCGAGTCATTTTCTACGCGAATCGAAACCATCGCCCGCGCCTGCTGCGTCTGGCGCGACCCCGGAGATCCGGAAACCATCGCACGAGAAGGCCTTGCGTACCTTCGGGAGGTTTTTGAATATCGAACACCGAACAAGCAACGCTGA
- a CDS encoding sialidase family protein, whose amino-acid sequence MTNRVASTVASILLIVLLIPQAQAQAVSNGGIDLAGFSTNYYSLPLIDLDGDTHRQVVVDREAGQYLGHPTTVLLEDGKTMYAVYPKGHGRGGIVMKRSNDGGMTWSERLPVPASWASSLEVPTLHPVEDAAGNNRLIMFSGLYPARMAVSEDMGEQWSELNIVGDWGGIVVMGDLVPLRTGKGHYMALFHDDGRFFTHQGRGASEPARSTNNLANFTLFKTFSYDGGLTWSHPEAMFESRVIHLCEPGIVRSPDGKQLAILLRENSRRMNSHIMFSNDEGKTWTTPRQLPNALTGDRHQALYLPDGRLFISFRDNAPGVSRFRQLKSQCPDCDENILYEQAGPVSPTAGDWVGWVGTYEDLVSGNEGQYRVRLKDNHRGSDCAYPALELLPDGTVVATTYGHWTPDEAPYILSVRFTAEELDRLAEE is encoded by the coding sequence ATGACCAATCGTGTAGCTAGCACAGTAGCTAGCATACTTCTTATCGTGCTGCTTATCCCGCAAGCGCAAGCACAAGCTGTATCAAATGGCGGTATCGATCTCGCCGGCTTTTCCACCAACTACTACAGCCTGCCCTTAATCGACCTGGATGGTGATACGCACCGGCAGGTTGTGGTTGACCGGGAAGCCGGCCAGTACCTAGGGCACCCCACTACCGTGTTGCTTGAAGACGGTAAAACCATGTACGCCGTATATCCAAAGGGCCACGGGCGTGGTGGCATTGTGATGAAACGGAGTAATGATGGCGGCATGACCTGGAGTGAGCGACTCCCTGTGCCGGCCAGTTGGGCTTCTTCCCTCGAGGTGCCAACACTACATCCTGTTGAAGACGCTGCCGGCAACAACCGCCTCATCATGTTCTCCGGCCTCTACCCTGCACGGATGGCTGTTTCAGAAGACATGGGTGAGCAGTGGTCGGAGCTTAACATCGTGGGCGACTGGGGTGGCATTGTTGTGATGGGTGACCTTGTGCCATTGCGCACGGGCAAAGGACATTACATGGCCCTCTTTCACGACGATGGCCGCTTCTTTACCCACCAGGGCCGCGGCGCCAGCGAACCTGCGCGCTCTACCAACAACCTTGCAAACTTCACCTTATTCAAAACCTTCTCGTACGACGGCGGCCTCACCTGGAGCCATCCTGAAGCCATGTTTGAATCGCGCGTGATTCACCTTTGCGAGCCGGGCATTGTGCGATCGCCCGACGGCAAACAACTCGCCATTTTGCTACGCGAAAACTCGCGACGCATGAATAGCCACATTATGTTTTCGAACGATGAAGGGAAAACCTGGACCACCCCGCGCCAACTCCCGAACGCTTTAACGGGTGACCGCCATCAAGCCCTTTACCTGCCAGATGGCCGGCTCTTCATTTCTTTCCGCGATAATGCACCGGGGGTATCCAGATTCAGGCAACTCAAAAGCCAGTGCCCCGATTGTGATGAAAACATACTGTATGAGCAGGCGGGTCCAGTGAGTCCTACTGCCGGCGATTGGGTAGGCTGGGTTGGCACGTATGAAGACCTGGTTTCCGGCAATGAAGGCCAGTATCGCGTTCGATTGAAAGACAACCATCGAGGATCAGATTGCGCCTATCCCGCGCTTGAGCTCTTGCCAGATGGCACCGTGGTAGCCACCACCTACGGCCACTGGACACCAGACGAAGCGCCATACATTTTGAGCGTGCGGTTTACGGCTGAAGAGTTGGATCGGTTGGCTGAGGAGTGA